One Chitinophaga sp. H8 DNA window includes the following coding sequences:
- a CDS encoding PspC domain-containing protein: protein MKKIININLASRLIPIEDSAYEILRQYLDSLKRYFAKEEGGDEIVSDIESRIAEVFQDKLKKGAHCITDEDVVAIKASMGTPEQFDDEPQAKSQAGSEPGSAEPLLQPRKRLYRDGDNKVLGGVCSGLGAYFNIDPVIFRIVFALLAIGGFGTGILVYFILWVATPEANTVAEKLEMRGERVDLNNIKASIQDELNHMKTHFNKVGEDVRNFSQGRGRQVGNDIERFFHGLINALGKILVFLTKGFFYFLAVVILFSLIVAGIAIAASSAALFPLKSVMLSTGLQEALFWPALVLVLGIPVVALVIFFVRKLTGVKQTSRYVGYTLTFLWFIGLISGIILISSVVKDFRTSFREKTAFAITQPTNGKLVVKKADNMVDVDEMDFFEGGLRVAEDTVIIDNVRVKLEKSNTDSFEVELLKGARGRTVAQAKKYTRAIQFQMNQQDSILYLPAGISIPRDSKFRNQKVTIVIKVPVGKTIAVDEAVKDHYHFIRNNWDDDFWGDDWDHRGPVELKMTIDGLNDIRIEKRSRRDQQDDNGASQDGYRYKGREQQSEEQQHNTPAPDSGKTTGAIIGKDAALVLPIAGIFYSMYNMIKS, encoded by the coding sequence ATGAAAAAGATTATTAACATAAACCTGGCTAGCCGGCTTATACCTATCGAGGATAGTGCGTATGAGATATTAAGGCAGTATCTGGATAGCCTTAAACGCTATTTTGCGAAAGAAGAAGGAGGGGACGAGATCGTCAGTGACATAGAAAGCCGTATTGCAGAAGTTTTTCAGGATAAGCTGAAAAAGGGTGCTCATTGTATTACTGATGAAGATGTGGTAGCAATAAAAGCTTCCATGGGAACACCAGAGCAGTTTGATGATGAGCCTCAGGCAAAATCACAGGCCGGCAGTGAGCCAGGCAGTGCGGAACCTCTTTTACAGCCACGTAAAAGGTTGTACCGTGATGGCGATAATAAGGTATTAGGTGGTGTGTGTAGTGGTTTGGGGGCTTATTTCAATATAGACCCGGTGATCTTCCGGATTGTTTTTGCCTTGTTGGCTATTGGCGGTTTTGGTACGGGAATTCTGGTATATTTTATCCTTTGGGTAGCAACTCCGGAAGCCAATACGGTTGCTGAAAAGCTGGAAATGCGCGGAGAAAGAGTGGATCTCAATAATATCAAGGCTTCTATACAGGATGAGCTCAATCATATGAAAACTCACTTTAACAAAGTGGGGGAGGACGTAAGAAATTTTTCTCAGGGCCGCGGAAGGCAGGTTGGTAATGATATCGAGCGCTTTTTTCATGGTTTGATCAATGCGCTGGGTAAGATATTAGTATTTCTTACCAAAGGATTCTTTTACTTCCTGGCTGTAGTAATATTATTTAGCCTGATCGTGGCTGGTATTGCTATCGCAGCTTCTTCCGCGGCCCTGTTTCCGCTTAAAAGTGTAATGTTGTCTACTGGTTTACAGGAAGCCCTTTTCTGGCCAGCCCTTGTACTGGTACTGGGAATTCCGGTAGTGGCACTCGTGATCTTCTTTGTACGCAAGTTGACAGGTGTAAAACAAACCAGCCGTTATGTTGGATATACGCTTACATTCTTGTGGTTCATAGGGCTGATTTCCGGTATAATCCTGATCAGTTCAGTGGTAAAGGATTTCCGTACCAGCTTCCGGGAAAAGACTGCGTTTGCCATCACACAGCCCACTAATGGCAAACTGGTGGTGAAGAAAGCGGATAATATGGTAGATGTAGATGAAATGGATTTCTTTGAAGGAGGATTACGGGTAGCAGAAGATACTGTCATTATTGACAATGTGCGGGTGAAACTTGAAAAAAGCAATACAGACAGTTTTGAAGTAGAGTTGCTGAAAGGAGCCAGAGGCCGTACGGTAGCACAAGCTAAAAAATACACGCGTGCCATTCAGTTTCAAATGAACCAGCAGGATTCCATACTTTATCTGCCTGCCGGGATATCTATTCCCCGCGATTCCAAGTTCCGTAATCAGAAAGTAACTATCGTCATCAAAGTACCCGTAGGTAAAACGATTGCCGTAGATGAAGCGGTTAAGGACCATTATCATTTTATCCGTAATAATTGGGATGATGATTTCTGGGGAGATGACTGGGATCACAGAGGGCCGGTAGAATTAAAAATGACGATAGACGGATTAAATGATATCCGTATTGAGAAAAGAAGCCGGCGGGATCAGCAGGATGACAATGGGGCTTCTCAAGATGGCTACCGGTATAAAGGGCGTGAGCAACAGAGCGAGGAGCAGCAGCATAATACCCCTGCACCGGACAGTGGAAAGACCACTGGTGCAATCATTGGAAAAGATGCGGCCCTGGTATTACCGATCGCAGGTATTTTCTACAGCATGTATAACATGATCAAATCCTGA